Proteins co-encoded in one Longimicrobiales bacterium genomic window:
- a CDS encoding Rrf2 family transcriptional regulator produces the protein MLSQTAEYALRAVFYLAERPEQGPVRVNDVAEALAVPQNYLSKILHVLAREGVLSSLRGPHGGFQLAVAASDLRLIDVVSHFDELTLGRRCVLGRPKCSDANPCGAHARWKPVASQISSFFRETTVADALASARAMGHSAAGAEVPLPALNGRGRDLAPARSLES, from the coding sequence GTGCTGTCACAGACCGCGGAATACGCGCTGCGTGCGGTGTTCTACCTCGCGGAGCGGCCGGAGCAGGGGCCGGTGCGCGTGAACGACGTCGCCGAGGCGCTCGCCGTTCCGCAGAACTACCTGTCGAAGATTCTGCACGTGCTGGCGCGCGAGGGCGTGCTCTCGTCATTGCGCGGGCCGCACGGAGGCTTCCAGCTGGCGGTCGCGGCGAGCGATCTGCGGCTGATCGACGTGGTGAGTCATTTCGACGAGCTGACACTGGGCCGTCGCTGCGTGCTCGGCAGGCCGAAATGCAGTGACGCGAATCCCTGCGGTGCGCATGCGCGCTGGAAGCCCGTCGCTTCGCAGATCAGCTCGTTCTTTCGCGAGACCACGGTCGCGGATGCGCTGGCGAGTGCGCGTGCGATGGGCCATTCGGCGGCCGGCGCGGAGGTCCCGCTGCCTGCGCTGAACGGGCGTGGTCGTGATCTCGCGCCGGCCCGGAGCCTCGAGTCGTAG
- a CDS encoding HAMP domain-containing sensor histidine kinase — translation MSTATTARPRQEQEEQLALAAERLIAASCDPAHGMSDEARELVRALANTCLNQVRAARQALTVRDQVLGAVAHDLRDPLNTIVTSVDLLQLPMNEEQRTRQLNVILRSALRMDRLIQDLLDVVRLESSQLNLHQEWLPAADIARDAVEMHATRAAASSQALRFFADADLPLIRGDRHRLQQALSNLLDNAIRYTPCGGSIDVQCTKINGWVRYTVADTGPGIPPADLPNLFAAFWQGRRSSPGGTGLGLAIARGVVEAHGGSIGAENRPGGGALFSITIPAGEAQLA, via the coding sequence ATGTCCACCGCTACGACTGCACGGCCGCGGCAAGAGCAGGAGGAGCAGCTCGCGCTCGCTGCCGAACGGCTGATCGCTGCCTCCTGTGATCCTGCGCATGGCATGAGCGACGAGGCACGGGAGCTCGTGCGGGCGCTCGCCAACACGTGTCTGAACCAGGTGCGCGCAGCGCGCCAGGCACTCACCGTCCGGGACCAGGTGCTCGGCGCGGTCGCGCACGACCTGCGCGATCCGCTGAACACCATCGTCACCAGCGTCGACCTGCTGCAGCTCCCCATGAACGAGGAGCAGCGCACCCGCCAGCTCAACGTGATCCTGCGCTCCGCGCTGCGCATGGACCGCCTGATCCAGGATCTGCTGGATGTCGTGAGGCTCGAGTCGTCGCAGCTCAACCTGCACCAGGAGTGGCTCCCGGCCGCCGACATTGCGCGTGATGCGGTCGAGATGCATGCGACGCGCGCCGCCGCCAGCTCCCAGGCGTTGCGTTTCTTCGCGGACGCGGACCTGCCGTTGATCCGGGGGGACCGGCACCGCCTGCAGCAGGCGCTCTCGAACCTGCTGGACAATGCGATCCGCTACACGCCGTGCGGCGGCTCCATCGACGTGCAGTGCACCAAAATCAACGGCTGGGTGCGCTACACGGTCGCCGACACCGGCCCCGGCATACCCCCCGCGGATCTGCCGAACCTCTTCGCCGCGTTCTGGCAGGGCCGCCGCTCGAGCCCCGGCGGCACCGGGCTGGGCCTGGCAATTGCGCGCGGTGTGGTCGAAGCTCACGGCGGCAGCATCGGCGCCGAGAACAGGCCCGGCGGCGGCGCACTCTTCAGCATCACGATCCCGGCCGGCGAAGCTCAGCTCGCATGA
- a CDS encoding helix-turn-helix domain-containing protein codes for MSSSHSPAARPEITSDAPERELVDGAWRERWSLARLEREYILIVLNEMGGHRGRTAEILGIDRRTLYRKLREFGIRGARQARRDADAGEASMRVSRAGD; via the coding sequence ATGTCGAGTTCGCACAGCCCGGCGGCGAGGCCGGAGATCACGAGCGATGCGCCGGAGCGTGAGCTTGTCGACGGAGCATGGCGGGAGCGCTGGTCGCTGGCGCGTCTCGAGCGCGAGTACATCCTGATCGTGCTGAACGAGATGGGCGGGCATCGCGGCCGCACGGCGGAGATCCTGGGCATCGATCGGCGCACGCTGTACCGCAAGCTGCGCGAGTTCGGTATCAGGGGTGCGCGGCAGGCGCGGCGCGATGCGGATGCGGGGGAGGCCTCGATGCGCGTGTCACGCGCCGGGGACTAG
- a CDS encoding HAD hydrolase family protein: MPYTFRVVALDYDGTIARDDRVHPPVLDAIAELRRQRRKVLLCTGRRVEELRAVFPDVDRHFDAIVAENGGLIVMASEILWSAEALPEELDAVLANACVPFQRGRVLIGTDANYAPEVRTAIEDLGLEAQLVYNRGALMVLPSGVSKGSGLLHAFGLLEVSRHSAIGIGDAENDHSLLQACEIGVAVGDAVPGLKIHADLCLDEPNGEGVAEFLAGPVLRGELSVRPKRWQIELGRSADGTPALLPGSGVNVLIAGASCSGKSRLAGLIVERLVSRQYAVCVLDAEGDHANLETLAGVVTVGGLEPLPRPERIAALVRNRFSSVVMDMSLLEADEKRAYTSAVIRELHRLRRERGYPHWIVVEEADQLLPEEGLTVGPEETPIAHCLVTHRPAVLPGPLLTGIDVILALPGAERLARIPAGGPEDADQAEQPFVLQPGEALLATADGVLRFEIAPRSVSHVRHQQKYLHAEVPSNFRFYFGHANGDRPSAANIAEFRDEIRSAASGVLREHLGAGDFSRWVLEVIADDELGSRLRGIERWFHNDPDADIEAARTAMIAAIRDRYVQ; the protein is encoded by the coding sequence ATGCCGTACACCTTCCGCGTCGTCGCGCTGGACTACGACGGCACCATCGCGCGGGATGATCGCGTGCATCCGCCGGTGCTGGATGCGATCGCCGAGCTGCGCAGGCAGCGGCGAAAGGTGCTGCTCTGCACGGGCCGTCGCGTGGAGGAGCTGCGAGCGGTCTTCCCGGACGTGGACCGGCACTTCGATGCGATCGTTGCGGAGAACGGAGGCCTCATCGTGATGGCATCCGAGATCCTCTGGTCGGCGGAGGCGTTGCCGGAAGAGCTGGACGCGGTGCTCGCGAATGCGTGTGTCCCGTTCCAGCGCGGACGCGTGCTGATCGGGACCGATGCGAACTATGCCCCTGAGGTCCGCACGGCGATCGAGGATCTCGGACTCGAAGCGCAGCTCGTCTACAACAGGGGCGCGCTCATGGTGCTGCCGTCGGGCGTGTCCAAGGGATCGGGGCTGCTGCATGCGTTCGGACTGCTCGAAGTGTCACGGCACTCCGCGATCGGCATCGGCGACGCCGAGAACGACCATTCTCTGCTGCAGGCGTGCGAGATCGGAGTTGCCGTCGGCGACGCCGTGCCCGGGCTGAAGATCCATGCGGACCTCTGCCTGGATGAGCCGAACGGTGAGGGCGTCGCGGAATTCCTCGCGGGGCCGGTCCTGCGTGGTGAGCTGAGCGTGCGGCCGAAGCGGTGGCAGATCGAGCTGGGGCGCAGCGCAGACGGAACCCCTGCACTGCTGCCGGGCTCGGGCGTCAACGTGCTGATTGCCGGCGCGAGCTGCTCGGGCAAGTCACGCCTTGCCGGGCTGATCGTCGAGCGCCTGGTCAGCCGCCAGTACGCGGTGTGCGTGCTCGACGCAGAGGGGGACCACGCGAATCTCGAAACGCTGGCCGGCGTCGTCACGGTGGGCGGGCTGGAGCCGCTGCCGCGCCCGGAGCGCATTGCCGCCCTGGTGCGCAACCGGTTCAGCAGCGTCGTGATGGACATGTCGCTGCTCGAGGCGGATGAGAAACGTGCGTACACCTCCGCCGTGATCCGCGAGCTGCACCGGCTGCGTCGGGAGCGTGGGTACCCGCACTGGATCGTGGTCGAGGAGGCGGACCAGCTGCTCCCGGAAGAGGGGCTGACGGTAGGGCCGGAGGAAACCCCGATCGCGCACTGCCTGGTTACGCACCGGCCGGCCGTGCTGCCGGGTCCCCTGCTGACGGGCATCGATGTCATCCTCGCGCTGCCGGGCGCAGAGCGGCTCGCCCGTATCCCTGCCGGCGGTCCGGAGGATGCGGACCAGGCGGAGCAGCCATTCGTGCTCCAGCCGGGGGAGGCGCTGCTCGCGACGGCGGATGGCGTGCTGCGATTCGAGATCGCTCCGCGCTCGGTGTCGCACGTGCGGCACCAGCAGAAGTACCTGCATGCGGAGGTGCCGTCCAACTTCCGGTTCTACTTCGGGCATGCCAACGGGGACCGCCCGAGTGCCGCGAACATTGCCGAGTTCCGCGACGAGATCAGGAGCGCCGCGAGTGGGGTGCTGCGTGAGCACCTCGGGGCAGGCGACTTTTCCCGCTGGGTTCTCGAAGTGATTGCCGATGACGAGCTCGGCTCGCGCCTGCGCGGCATCGAGCGCTGGTTTCACAACGACCCGGATGCGGATATCGAAGCGGCCCGCACCGCCATGATCGCGGCGATCCGTGATCGCTACGTCCAGTGA
- a CDS encoding universal stress protein produces the protein MSVDRVKHTIDRIVAGTDFSAQSLDAVEWVCSRFAPDARCTLVHALEVPPAPVFLRGVFPSRDEVVERERVAALERLNALVAERGWQNVSVEVRDGRPDRVIADVATSTSADIVVVGEHSRPRGLWPTLGSTAEALVRCAPVPVLLARAVPPHAPKHILVAVDDSEPARAAMRWACGFARAFGAHTTVYHGFRPVYLNLAESVSGIAAGKRLRQQQLEQAEAWVEQQVDDVGFQQDALTIRVQESDPATGVISAQRGSDVDLIVMGSSGAGGAGRLLLGSVADGVLRGSSCSVLVVR, from the coding sequence GTGAGCGTCGACAGGGTAAAGCACACAATCGACCGAATCGTGGCCGGCACCGACTTCAGTGCGCAGTCGCTCGACGCAGTGGAGTGGGTGTGTTCGCGGTTCGCGCCCGACGCGCGGTGCACCCTCGTGCATGCGCTCGAGGTGCCGCCTGCGCCGGTGTTCCTGCGCGGCGTTTTTCCCTCACGTGACGAGGTGGTCGAACGCGAGCGGGTCGCGGCGCTGGAGCGACTGAACGCGCTGGTCGCGGAGCGGGGCTGGCAGAACGTGAGCGTCGAAGTCCGTGACGGCCGACCGGACAGGGTCATCGCGGATGTGGCGACGAGCACCTCCGCAGACATCGTGGTCGTGGGTGAGCACTCGCGCCCGCGCGGTCTCTGGCCCACGCTGGGCAGCACTGCGGAGGCACTCGTGCGCTGCGCGCCGGTCCCCGTTCTGCTTGCGCGCGCCGTGCCGCCGCACGCGCCGAAGCACATCCTGGTTGCCGTCGATGATTCGGAGCCGGCGCGGGCCGCAATGCGCTGGGCGTGCGGCTTTGCACGGGCCTTTGGCGCACACACGACCGTCTACCACGGTTTCCGTCCCGTGTACCTGAACCTGGCCGAAAGCGTATCCGGGATCGCTGCCGGGAAGCGACTGCGGCAGCAGCAGCTCGAGCAGGCAGAGGCGTGGGTGGAGCAGCAGGTGGATGACGTCGGGTTTCAGCAGGACGCGCTAACGATCCGGGTGCAGGAATCGGATCCGGCGACCGGCGTCATCTCGGCGCAGCGCGGTTCCGACGTGGATCTCATCGTGATGGGAAGCAGTGGCGCGGGTGGGGCCGGACGTCTCCTCCTCGGCAGCGTCGCGGACGGGGTGCTGCGCGGTTCGTCGTGTTCGGTCCTGGTCGTGCGCTGA